The region TGAGATAAAAATTTAATCAACAAGAAAAATGTATAAACACTGGGCGACTTCTCCTATAAATGTAGTTAAGTAGATTAGATAAAACGAAAGTGCTTTATCCGCCGTCCATTTTATAGTGAACAATGATTTAGCTCTATAGAAAAATAGAGTTCCTTAAAGGTTTCCCGACTAAACGTTTAACCATGAGGTTAGGGAATAAGTATGGTTTTAGTATAAGACGCTTAAGCGTTTCGCCAGATTTCCACTGGCTCATCAGTCATACTTCATATAGAAAATTAACAAAGTGATGATCTTGAGGCAAGGGGTTTGGCAGGGATTTTTTGTCCTATCTTATTTGGTGCGTTAGGACAGAGAGCTTTCTAGGGCAGGTAGTAAATGGGTAGTTAATTGAAAAATTTCTGCGTCACTGCACAGAATTGCAGTGACGCAGGATAATTAAAGATAGAGTTAGCAATGTCGATAAATAGTTAAATCGAAGCTTCTTGAGATATGAGATGGCAAAAATCAAAGGAAATAATGACGGAGTAAATGGGAGAAATAAAACTTATGACGTAGGCAGCAGAAAAAATGTTCCCAGAAAATAAGTAGTAAAGGAAGTAAAAAATGGTCAACATCCTGGATATCATATATATCAGAGAGGCGATCAGGAGTATGTTAGGGATAATCCAGATGGATCAAAAAAAGATAATATTAATGAATAGTGATTTTAAAATGATTAATAAATAAAATGATAAATCTTAATAAAAGAAAAATAGCATTAAAGCAAATTAAACTACTTATAGAAAAGCCTGAAAATGTTCTTCTTATTCATTATTCCTGCGAAAGTTTTTATGATAGAGACTCAATGTGTTCTCCTCGAATAACTTCAATAGCTGTTACAAATCTTTATTCTCGCCAAACGCATTCATTTTCAATTCATCAGGAAGCTGAAATTCGTGGGAAGCTAGATGATATAGATAATAACTATGATTTTCTTGAAAGAGAAATGTTGACCAAATTTTATAAATTTGTTGATAAGAACTCAATGAAAAAATGGGTTCACTGGAACATGAAAAATTCAAATTATGGTTTTTTAGCAATTGAGCATAGGTTCAAAGTTTTAGGAGGAGAGCCGATCGTTATATCAGATCAAGATAAAATTGATTTGAATAGTTTACTAATTGATATTTATGGAGTTGGATATATAGGACATCCGCGTTTAGAAAAATTAATTGATAAAAATAATATTTCTAAAAGTAATTTTCTTAGCGGACAAAACGAAGCTGATGCTTTTGAGAAGAAGGATTATTTAAAACTTCATCAGTCAACTTTAAGAAAAACTGATATATTTTGTAATATCCTTGAGAGAATAAACAATAAAAAATTAAAAACAAATCTAAACTTTAGCAGCTTGCAAGGAAACAGAATCTTATATTTCATAGATTGGTTTAACAATCACTCAATTATAGTTTTTTTATTAGCTATATCCGGTTGGATTTTTGGGTTTTTGCAATTATTTTATAATTAGCTTGCTCTTAAACACAATGCTTATTTAGAAGCTGCCTTACTAATGAAAAAATTACATCTTCGAAGATGTTCCCGACTGAACATCCATTCACAGAGTTTAAGGAGCAAACTAGCTTAGTATTAAACACTTAAGCGTTTCGCTGGTTAATCAATGCTTCTACTTCAAATTAGAAAAGTTAAGTTAGTTAGGAGATTATTTTTTCTTTTCTTGCGGAGCGCGTTAGGACGGACAGGTGTTGGAGTCTTGATTTTATTGGGCTGTACTGATTCTGAATTTCTGCATCACTGCGCTTTTTATGCAGTGACGCAGATAATAGCTTTAAAGATACAAAAGTGAATATTTACTATACTTAAAATAATTTCTCAAATTTAGGCAAATTATAGCTCAAATTTATGGAGTTAATATGGAGGACGAGTTTAAAGAGACTATAATTAAGTTTCCAGACAAGCTAGTACAAATCTATACCTTACCACTAATAAAATATCTAAAAAACAATCCTCATTTAATTAAAACTTGTCCAGGAATGCTTGTTAACTTTGATGAGATATCATTTTATGTATTTAGGTCTCATATTGCCATAGAGTATGACGGCCCATACAATATACTAGATATTAATCGTCCCATAAACATGAAGTGCAATTTTTTTGTTTTTATGGATAAGGAATGTGATGTTTTAGAAGGAATTACTGGGTTTAAGTATACAAAAGGTGACTCTGATTCTTTCATTTTGCCTGTAACTAATGAAGAATTAGTTGTGCCAACTTTAAACGGATTAGATAAGCTTGTAGAGCTTAAATGGAATTTTTTTGCGCAAAATATGAAATTAATTATTAGTCAAAATATAAGTATTGATAAAAAGCGTCCAACACGGATCATAAATTCATATTTTTTTGATGCCAATTCAAAGGGCCTTATGACGAGGCATGTAAAATGGCTAGAAATATTACCAATTAATTTTAAAGAAAACGATAATTTCTATACCTTAGAGTGGGATACTTTTTTCCTGGAAAATGCATATAAGATAGATGCTTCGTATTGTTTTGATTTTCCTGATGATTATAAGTATAAGTTACTACCTATTATTAACAGATTTATTGAACTTTGGGGAAATGACTGTACAAAAGAAACTACAATTACAAAATTTCTTTCAAAAAACGAACATCAATTTATTATTAAAAAAAAATTTGGAGTAATAAAAATATCTCCAGAAACCATCTGTATTTGGCAAAATAGTAAAAAAGAAAACTTAAAGCCGGACTTTTTTATTATCCATCCTAATGGTTATGCAGATATAGTCGATTTCAAATTACCTAAAATTGACAAAGTAATTGTCGGAACGGTTAACAGAAGATCTTTTTCAGCAAAGCTGAATCAGTATATAGCACAAATGAGAGAGTATGCTAATTTTTTTAATGAAGAGTGTAATAGAGTATGGTTTGAGAAAGAATATGGATTTAAAGTAAAAAATCCTCGTAAGTATCTAATTATTGGGCGGAGAAATAACTTTTCAAACGATGAATGGAGAGAGATTCTCGCTGACTATCAAAATATTGAAATTTTTACTTATGATGATTTGATTGACTCTGTAACAAGTCAATTTTATATGGTTAATTAATTTGTTCTCGTATTTGAGGGAGACCAATTATCTGTCTACATTGCGTCTACATGAAAAATTCTGAATTTCGAGGATGTTACGTAAGTGCTTGATTCTAATGGTGGCCAGAGGTGGAATCGAACCACCGACACAAGGATTTTCAGTCCTTTGCTCTACCGACTGAGCTATCTGGCCCCAAGGGTTGCTATTAAACTCTGTTAATGAATTTGAGTCAAGTATAAAAATTAAATTTTTTTTACATATTTCTTTTTTTTAATCAATTATCTTAGAGAGCTGCCTACCCTTGTGGAATATAACCTGTCGGTTTGTCTGATCCTTCACCAAAAAAGAATTTTTCCATTTCTTTAAATAGAAATTCTCGTGCTTTTGGATCAATTAAACTTAAGCGATATTCATTGATTAACATGGTTTGATGGGCAAGCCACATTTGCCAGGCGCGTTTTGAAACCTGTTGATAAATGCGTTCGCCAAGCTCGCCTGGAAAAGGCGCAGACGCTAGACCTTCTAATTCTTCATTTAGTTTTGCGCATAAAACTTGTCTAGTCATAACTATTCTATTCATTAAAGTGAGTAGACTGGTAGTTTATAATGCAAAAGGCAAAGAGGCAAAAATAAATTGTTATTAGTTTGTTCTTTATTTTAGTTAATAGAGGGTAAAAGGGCCTGGAAAGGTCGCGAGAAAGAAAGCTTAACACACCAATACTAATCAAGACGGCATTGTACTTGAGCAAGCATAATATGCTGCGATAACAATTGTTCTTGCTCTTTTGTTAGTCCATCAAACTGCACTGCTGTCCTGTAATTATTGTTATTTGAATATTGGCTATAGACAACTACCGCATTAACGATAATAGGTACCATTTTAGGCTTGGTATAAATGACTAATTTTAATGACGTATGTTCTTTGATTTTAGTTTTAGAGTAAAAAGCCATCCCGCCTAAACTAATATTAACTTTATGTTGTGGGGTTTTTTCCGCAATTGATAAGTGTCTCATTAGATAATCAATTTTAGCATTTAACAAATTTAAATAATGAGCGATGGCAGGTTCTTTCATAGCAAGTGTCTGAGTTAACTTAGATAACTCATAATCAAGGCTTTGAAAATAGCGCGTTGTTTCTAGGTAGCGTTGCCCACTTTGCCCTAATAATTCGTCCGTGAGAGCCTTATCTGAACTAAAGTCTCCTGGTTCAATTACTTTATATTCAAAATAAATTTCATCATCTATACGAAAGTGTTGTCTACGTTCATGTACAGGCATAATTACTCCATCAATTCCATTTTAATAATAAAAAGAATTTTTAATCTTGAGATTATGAACTCCATGTCATTTAATTGCCTTAAATTAAATATAGTCAGAGATTTAACTATTAGTAAAATAAATGTAAAAAATTTAACTGAGTAAGGATTGGGTAAATGATGAGAAATTTACTTCTCATACGTAGTAGTAGAGATATTAATATTTTTAATAGCAGGATATTTCTCGATTTGGGCGATAATTTCTTCTGCTAATTTATGATGTATTTTAGTAAAGACTATAGTGATATCATCGTAATCTAACGTTTGGTTAGGCTGTACAATCAGCTGGCCAACTTGGTTAATATTATCACCAATAATTTCTTTAAGTTTTTCCATGGACATAAGGCCATGTTCTATTTGAAAATTTAAAACACGCCGCGTTCTCTTGGCTTCAAATTTATCTTCTAGTGGTTTAACCACAATCAAAATAATAAGAATAATGACAGTTGTTGCTATTGCAGCAAAATACATTCCACCACCAATAGCCAACCCAATGGCCGCTACAATCCAAATACTGGCTGCTGTTGTTAAGCCATAGACCATATTATTGCGTAAAATAATGGCGCCTGCGCCTAGAAAGCCTATGCCAGATACCACTTGGGCTGCCATCCGAGAGGGATCTAGAACAATATAATTATGGGCAGGACTTAAAATATCAAAAAAACCAAATGCAGAAATAATCATGATTAGGCATGAACCAACGCAAACAAGCATATGCGTGCGCAGACCCATAGCCCAAGATAAACGCTCTCTCTCTAACCCTATAATGCAGCCAAGAAAAGCTGCCAAAAGTAAACGTAAAATTAATTCCATTGACGAGAGCATAATTATCCTAATGTTTGAATATAAAACATCTGGTTATATTTTATATCTTAAATCCTTTGTCTTAATTAAAGATTTACCTATAGAAGTTTGAAAATCAATAAATTTTTATACCTTGTTTAGTTAATTTTAACTACAATAGAATTTTATACTTTATATACTAGCAAATTATGTTTAAACCTTTAGCCCTTTATATTGGCTTACGCTACACCCGAGCAAGGAAGAAAAACCATTTTGTTTCCTTTATTTCTTTAAGTTCAATGCTTGGTATTGGGATTGGGGTTATGGTTTTAATTACGGTTCTTTCAGTAATGAATGGTTTTGATGAACAGATCCATAATCGTTTTTTTGGTATGGCGCCAGAAATTACAATAACCAGCCCCAATAATAAGATAAGTAATTGGCAAGCATTAGAAACGCAATTAGCTAATTTCCCTTCTGTAAAAGCCATTGCACCTTTTATAGGGGTACAAGGCTTAGTAACGCATGATGGACAGGTTCTACCCATTGTACTAACCGGCGTGTTACCGGATAAAGAACAGCAAGTTTCCCATCTTAAAGATAAGTTATTAGCAGGTGATATCTCTAATTTACAGCACTTTGGCATTATTATTGGCCGGGGGCTTGCCGATAATTTAGGATTAATGATGGGTGATAAGGTCTCCATCATGATTCCCCAAGCAACAGTAACACCCGCAGGGATGATACCTCGATTTAAGCGTTTTACCGTCGTTGGCGTTTTTTCAGCCGGAAGCGGCTTTAATTTTGATACGTCTATTGGCTTTGTAAACATAAGTGATGCCCAAAAATTATTGCAAATGGGAAATGATGTTACTGGCTTAAAAATGAAAATTGACAATGTTTATCAAGCACCTGAAATGACTAAACAACTTAGTGATAAATTAGGCGAGCAATATCAAGTAGCTAATTGGACTAACCAGTTTGGCGCTTTTTTTGAAGCAGTAAAAATGGAAAAAACAATGATGTTCCTTATTTTGCTGTTAATCATAGCTGTAGCTGCTTTTAATCTTGTTTCTTCATTGGTTATGGTTGTTAATGATAAACAGTCTGAGATTGCTATTTTACGGACTGTGGGCGCAACGCCTAGTACCATTCTTTGGACATTTATTGTTCAAGGGATGGTTGTTGGAGCCGTCGGTACTTTGATTGGATTAGTAGGTGGATTGATTCTAGCAAGTAATGCAACAGCTATAGTGAATGGGTTGCAGTCTCTTTTTCATGTTCAAGTTCTATCTTCAAGTATTTATTTTGTCGATTATTTACCCTCAAAAATTATGATTAAAGATCTAGTTCAGGTATGTTTATTGGCTTTATTAATGAGTTTTATTGCCACTATCTATCCAGCATGGCGTGCCTCTAAAACTGTGATCGCGGAGGCATTACATTATGAATAAAGCCATTTTAAATTGTGTTAATCTAAGCAAAACTTACCATGATGGTGTAAATACCGTTGAGGTTTTAAAAGAGATTAATTTAACTATTAATCAAGGTGATAGATTAGCTATTATTGGCCCTTCAGGCTCGGGAAAAAGTACTCTTCTGCATTTGCTTGGTGGTCTTGATAATCCTAGTAGTGGCAAAGTTTTAATTCAAGATTCCACTTGGCAAGAATTAAGTGAAAAAGAGCGATGCAAACTGCGTAATAAACAGCTAGGTTTTATTTATCAATTTCATCATCTACTACCTGAATTTACTGCAATTGAAAATGTAGCTATGTCATTACTTTTAGGGGATGCCAGTATTGACAGTGCTCGAGAGCAGGCTATTACAATTTTAAATCAAGTAGGGCTTAGTCATCGACTAGATCATAAACCAGCACAATTATCAGGTGGAGAGCGACAACGGGTTGCAATAGCTCGTGCTTTGGTGCATAAGCCTTCTTGTGTTCTAGCCGATGAGCCTACCGGCAATTTAGATCAAACAACAGCGCATAAAGTGTTTGAATTGATGTTAAATTTGAATAAAAATTTAAACACTGCTTTAGTGATTGTAACGCATGATCAAGAATTAGCGTCGAAAATGGATAAGGTATTAACTATTAAAGAAGGTATTTTAACTTAAGTTACCAGTCTTTATCACCGAAGGGCTGCATTTGGCGCATCTTGCTCTTACATTCGAATGTTCACCCAGTTTCAGTATATTTCTCTAAACACCTATATTTAGAGAAATATTAAAAAATATAAAAGTTTTAGATAAATGATTTTCCGTAAAACAGAAAACCATTTATTAAGTATATTGATTAGCGCCTAAATTTAATAATCGGCATGACCTGGAGTTCGCGGAAATGGAATAGCATCTCGTACATTAGCGATCCCTGTTACATAAGTAATTAAGCGTTCAAAACCTAGGCCAAAACCTGCATGAGGAACAGAACCATAACGACGTAAATCCCGATACCATTGGTAAAGGTCTTTATCTATGTGGCATTCATCCATGCGTTGATCTAATATGGGAAGGCGCTCTTCACGTTGACTGCCGCCAATAATTTCTCCAATACCTGGCGCTAATACATCCATGGCAGCTACGGTACGTCCATCTTCATTTAGACGCATATAAAAGCTCTTAATATCTTTGGGGTAATTGGTAATGATGACCGGTTTTTTACATAACTCTTCAGCAAGATAACGCTCATGCTCTGATTGTAAATCCAATCCCCAACGCACCGGGTATTCAAAAGGTTTCTTTGCCTTTTCTAATTGAGTAATGGCATCGGTGTAGGTCATTACTTCAAATTCTGATTCAATTATATTTTCTAAGCGTTCAATACAGCCTGGGGCCACAAATTGATTAAAAAAGGCCATATCATCTTGGCGTTCTTCTAAGACAGTTTTACTTAAAAAGCGCAGCATCTCCTGGCTTAAATTACAGATTGTTTGTAAATCAGCAAAAGCAACCTCCGGCTCAATCATCCAAAATTCTGCTAAATGACGACTAGTATTTGAATTTTCAGCACGAAAAGTTGGTCCAAAAGTATACACTTTAGACATAGCTAGGCAATAAGCTTCCACGTTTAATTGACCTGAAACTGTTAAAAAGGTTTCTCGGCCAAAGAAATCTTTAGCAAAATCAATATTACCCTGTTCATTTTTAGGTAGGTTAACTAAATCTAAGGTACTGACCCGAAATAATTCACCGGCGCCTTCACAGTCGCTTGCTGTGATGATAGGTGTATGAATCCAAAAAAATCCACGTTCATGAAAGAAGCGGTGAATCGCTTGAGCAAGTGTATGTCTTATACGTGTTACTGCACTGATGGTATTGGTTCTTGGGCGTAAATGAGCTACTTCTCGTAGAAATTCTAGAGTGTGCTTTTTTGCTTGAATGGGGTAGTGTTCTGGATCATCAACCCAACCAATGACCTCAAGTGATTCTACTTGGATTTCAAAAGCTTGACCTTTACCATGGGAGGCAACTAATTTACCGGTTGCTTTCACTGAGCAGCCAGTAGTTATCTTTAACACGTCTTCTTGATAGTTTGGTAACTGTGCAGGAACAACCAATTGAATGGGTGAAAAACATGAGCCATCATGTAAGTTAATAAAAGATAATCCAGCCTTTGAATCACGTCTTGTTTTTACCCATCCTTGAACTGTTACTGTTTCATCAACGCTTATTTCCCCATCCAAACATTGTTTTACTGTATAGACATCTGTCATTATGTACTCCGAAATCAAATAGAGAGTAGTATAGCGCCTTGTCTAAATCTTAGTGGGCGACGCTATAGAATTACTGTGAGTTTATTTAAAACAGCACAACGGCTCTCAACGACAAAAAACTTTTACCTACCTCGTAATTTTAAACTGTAAAAAAGTGTTTTTGCCATGAAGTAGAAATAATACACTAAATAAAATCCAGAGGGGAACCTATATAGGCTTAGGTATTAAGGATTTTATAATATTTTGGGATTTAATTTGATTTGTAATGGCTTTCATTAATATTTTTATAGATTAATTAAGAAACGCTTTTAGTTAACTAATTTAGAAGTTGGCCTTCCTAATTATAAAAATCGTAAATTTTTGGTGGAAATTAAAATAAACTGGTGCTATAACTTTTAAATCTGTTCAAAAATTAAACAAATTTCTAGGATTTATAGGGTTATTCTATGTCTTCCAATCAGACCCTCATTGATATAGTAAATTTGAGTGTAGAAAAAGAGGCAAGTAAAGAGCAGTATATTTATCTTGATAACAATTTAAATATTACTAATGTAGCTACAAATCAAGCGCTCGTAGAAAATGTACAAGCAGTAGCCGCCTGTTTACAACAACATAATCTTAAAAAAGCAACCGGGCGTTACTTATTTATGAGCCTGGTTTGGATTTTATATACTCATTTTTAGGATGTCTTTATTTAGGTGTAATTGCCGTACCTTGCTATCCTCCTATGAATAAACGTTTAATTAATAAATTAAGCTCGGTTATTCAAAATTCAAGTCCTAAATGTATTCTTTCCTCTAGAACAATCGTTAAAAAAATCAATCAATTGAAATTTATTAAGTCTTGTAGCAATTTAACTTTTTTAAATTTTTTGTTAGAAAAGATAACTCCTCATACGCTTGAGTTATTGGCATGGGAATTTGAAAAATTTTCCTGGATTATTACTGATGAAATTAGTTCATCCATAGCTAAAGAATTTAAACCAGTCTTACTTAACGAAGATGATATTGCTTTTTTGCAGTATACCTCTGGCTCAACATCGCTGCCTAAAGGGGTGGTGGTAACGCATAAGAACTTATTAAGCAATATTAGCCTTATTTCTAAAAGCATAGGAATTAATAAAGATGACAAAGCTGTCTCTTGGCTCCCTCCTTATCATGACATGGGGTTAATTGGCTCTTTGTTAACATCCTTTGTAAATCAAATACCTTTATATATGTTATCGCCCATAGATTTTATTAAAAACCCTTATAATTGGTTAAAAGCTATCACTTTATTTAAAGGGACGATGAGTGCTGCGCCCAACTTTGCCTACTCCTTATGCAATCGTAAAATAACTGATGAACAAATCAGCAAGTTAGATCTTTCTTCATGGCGTGCCGCACTAAATGGTGCTGAGCCTATTAATATTGCTGTTTTAAATGAATTTGAAAAACGATTTACATTGTGTGGTTTTAATAAGGCGGTCTTTTTTCCTTGTTATGGTTTAGCGGAATCTACTTTATTTGTTACAGGGAGATATGGAATCGAAACACAAAATATCAAGTTACATGATGGAAAATTTAAGGCAACTGAGATAGTTAGTAGTGGTTATTTAAATCAAGATGTAGTTGTTAAAATTATGGATTATAACAGCAAAAAAGAAATGCCTAATGGTGAAATTGGCGAAATTTGTATTACTGGCGATTCGGTTACTAAGGGGTATTGGAATTCTGATTTAGTACATGATATCTGGGCAACTATTATAGATAGAGGAAAAGCGTCAAAATTTCTTAAAACTGGTGATTTAGGATTTATTTTAAATAATCAATTATTTATTACAGGTCGAATTAAAGATCTTATTATCATCAGAGGTGTTAATTACTATCCGCAGGATATTGAAAATTCCATCACTTCCACATTTAAAAAAATAAAATACGGTGCCTGTGTTGCATTTTCATTTGAATCGGCTCGTGAAGAAAGCCTTGGGATTATGTTTGAAGTTACCCAGATTGAAGGTCAAGAAACAATACAAATGTTGTTTGAAAAAATAAAACAGTTAGTAATGAATGAATATCAACTAAATGTAAAAGCGATTTATAACATTCAGCCGAAAGCAATTATGAAAACTACTAGTGGGAAAATAGAGCGAGTTGCTAATAAAAAAGCCCTTTTAGATAATAAGTTACCTGTAATTTATGATGCTAGGTACTAGCGAATAACGATTAAAGTTGTAATGGAAAGGAAGTAGGGAACGAAGCATATATGAATCATAATATAGATAAAGTAGAGGCATCAATTATTTCTGTTTTAAATAAAATCCCTGAGGTCTCTAATATTGAAATTAAGGGGGATACAAGTTTATTAGACTTAAATTTAGATTCATTAAATGCGATGTTATTTATTTCGGATTTAGAAAAAGAACTCCACATACCTTTATCTATAAATTTAGAGCCTAACACTATTTTAATGTATCCCACTGTTAAAGAATTAGCTACCTATATCCATCATGCTTGGAGTAATGTCCAATGATTAAAAAAGGCGATATTTTTAGCAAATGTTATGATGATAAATCAGGGTTCTTCTCTAATGTTAAAGCACTTTTATCCCAATATCAGCAATTACCGGAGTTAAGCGGCTCTATTGGCGCGCATATGCTTTGCAATGGAAAAGAGGTAATAAATTGGTCCTCTAATGATTATTTAGGGCTTACAAATCATCCCTCTAATAGAGCTATAGAGCGCCAAGTAATTAATGAAGGTCCTGCAAATTTACCTATGGGCTCTCGATTTTTAACTAACAATAGTGCTTTTAAAGAATTTGAGGCTAAATTTGCTTCATTTATACACTGTCAATCATCAATGGTTTTTTCTACAGGCTATTTAGCTGCTATAGGGGTCATACCGGCACTTTCGGGGCCAGGAGATATCATTTTAATTGATGCAGAAGCTCATTCATGTTTATTTGATGCGGTAAAATTAGCAATTTCTAATGGCGCGCTTTATAAAGTATTTAGACATAATGATATGGAAAGTCTAGAAGCATTTTT is a window of Legionella busanensis DNA encoding:
- a CDS encoding Shedu anti-phage system protein SduA domain-containing protein, translated to MEDEFKETIIKFPDKLVQIYTLPLIKYLKNNPHLIKTCPGMLVNFDEISFYVFRSHIAIEYDGPYNILDINRPINMKCNFFVFMDKECDVLEGITGFKYTKGDSDSFILPVTNEELVVPTLNGLDKLVELKWNFFAQNMKLIISQNISIDKKRPTRIINSYFFDANSKGLMTRHVKWLEILPINFKENDNFYTLEWDTFFLENAYKIDASYCFDFPDDYKYKLLPIINRFIELWGNDCTKETTITKFLSKNEHQFIIKKKFGVIKISPETICIWQNSKKENLKPDFFIIHPNGYADIVDFKLPKIDKVIVGTVNRRSFSAKLNQYIAQMREYANFFNEECNRVWFEKEYGFKVKNPRKYLIIGRRNNFSNDEWREILADYQNIEIFTYDDLIDSVTSQFYMVN
- a CDS encoding oxidative damage protection protein, whose protein sequence is MTRQVLCAKLNEELEGLASAPFPGELGERIYQQVSKRAWQMWLAHQTMLINEYRLSLIDPKAREFLFKEMEKFFFGEGSDKPTGYIPQG
- a CDS encoding PilZ domain-containing protein, yielding MPVHERRQHFRIDDEIYFEYKVIEPGDFSSDKALTDELLGQSGQRYLETTRYFQSLDYELSKLTQTLAMKEPAIAHYLNLLNAKIDYLMRHLSIAEKTPQHKVNISLGGMAFYSKTKIKEHTSLKLVIYTKPKMVPIIVNAVVVYSQYSNNNNYRTAVQFDGLTKEQEQLLSQHIMLAQVQCRLD
- a CDS encoding MgtC/SapB family protein; amino-acid sequence: MLSSMELILRLLLAAFLGCIIGLERERLSWAMGLRTHMLVCVGSCLIMIISAFGFFDILSPAHNYIVLDPSRMAAQVVSGIGFLGAGAIILRNNMVYGLTTAASIWIVAAIGLAIGGGMYFAAIATTVIILIILIVVKPLEDKFEAKRTRRVLNFQIEHGLMSMEKLKEIIGDNINQVGQLIVQPNQTLDYDDITIVFTKIHHKLAEEIIAQIEKYPAIKNINISTTTYEK
- a CDS encoding lipoprotein-releasing ABC transporter permease subunit, with protein sequence MFKPLALYIGLRYTRARKKNHFVSFISLSSMLGIGIGVMVLITVLSVMNGFDEQIHNRFFGMAPEITITSPNNKISNWQALETQLANFPSVKAIAPFIGVQGLVTHDGQVLPIVLTGVLPDKEQQVSHLKDKLLAGDISNLQHFGIIIGRGLADNLGLMMGDKVSIMIPQATVTPAGMIPRFKRFTVVGVFSAGSGFNFDTSIGFVNISDAQKLLQMGNDVTGLKMKIDNVYQAPEMTKQLSDKLGEQYQVANWTNQFGAFFEAVKMEKTMMFLILLLIIAVAAFNLVSSLVMVVNDKQSEIAILRTVGATPSTILWTFIVQGMVVGAVGTLIGLVGGLILASNATAIVNGLQSLFHVQVLSSSIYFVDYLPSKIMIKDLVQVCLLALLMSFIATIYPAWRASKTVIAEALHYE
- the lolD gene encoding lipoprotein-releasing ABC transporter ATP-binding protein LolD, whose amino-acid sequence is MNKAILNCVNLSKTYHDGVNTVEVLKEINLTINQGDRLAIIGPSGSGKSTLLHLLGGLDNPSSGKVLIQDSTWQELSEKERCKLRNKQLGFIYQFHHLLPEFTAIENVAMSLLLGDASIDSAREQAITILNQVGLSHRLDHKPAQLSGGERQRVAIARALVHKPSCVLADEPTGNLDQTTAHKVFELMLNLNKNLNTALVIVTHDQELASKMDKVLTIKEGILT
- the asnS gene encoding asparagine--tRNA ligase; the encoded protein is MTDVYTVKQCLDGEISVDETVTVQGWVKTRRDSKAGLSFINLHDGSCFSPIQLVVPAQLPNYQEDVLKITTGCSVKATGKLVASHGKGQAFEIQVESLEVIGWVDDPEHYPIQAKKHTLEFLREVAHLRPRTNTISAVTRIRHTLAQAIHRFFHERGFFWIHTPIITASDCEGAGELFRVSTLDLVNLPKNEQGNIDFAKDFFGRETFLTVSGQLNVEAYCLAMSKVYTFGPTFRAENSNTSRHLAEFWMIEPEVAFADLQTICNLSQEMLRFLSKTVLEERQDDMAFFNQFVAPGCIERLENIIESEFEVMTYTDAITQLEKAKKPFEYPVRWGLDLQSEHERYLAEELCKKPVIITNYPKDIKSFYMRLNEDGRTVAAMDVLAPGIGEIIGGSQREERLPILDQRMDECHIDKDLYQWYRDLRRYGSVPHAGFGLGFERLITYVTGIANVRDAIPFPRTPGHADY
- a CDS encoding fatty acyl-AMP ligase produces the protein MDFIYSFLGCLYLGVIAVPCYPPMNKRLINKLSSVIQNSSPKCILSSRTIVKKINQLKFIKSCSNLTFLNFLLEKITPHTLELLAWEFEKFSWIITDEISSSIAKEFKPVLLNEDDIAFLQYTSGSTSLPKGVVVTHKNLLSNISLISKSIGINKDDKAVSWLPPYHDMGLIGSLLTSFVNQIPLYMLSPIDFIKNPYNWLKAITLFKGTMSAAPNFAYSLCNRKITDEQISKLDLSSWRAALNGAEPINIAVLNEFEKRFTLCGFNKAVFFPCYGLAESTLFVTGRYGIETQNIKLHDGKFKATEIVSSGYLNQDVVVKIMDYNSKKEMPNGEIGEICITGDSVTKGYWNSDLVHDIWATIIDRGKASKFLKTGDLGFILNNQLFITGRIKDLIIIRGVNYYPQDIENSITSTFKKIKYGACVAFSFESAREESLGIMFEVTQIEGQETIQMLFEKIKQLVMNEYQLNVKAIYNIQPKAIMKTTSGKIERVANKKALLDNKLPVIYDARY
- a CDS encoding phosphopantetheine-binding protein; its protein translation is MNHNIDKVEASIISVLNKIPEVSNIEIKGDTSLLDLNLDSLNAMLFISDLEKELHIPLSINLEPNTILMYPTVKELATYIHHAWSNVQ